The genomic stretch CTCACATGGCATGGATTATGGATACATACAGCATCATCAAGGGTTATTCAGTCCCCGGAGTGGTCACCGGAAAACCCTTAAGCATCGGCGGTTCGGCTGGACGTCAGGAAGCGACCGGCCGCGGTGTCGTATTCACCATCATCGAAGCGGCAGAGGAGCTCGGTTTCGATCTCAGCAAAAAGACCGCGGCTGTTCAGGGTTTCGGGAATGTCGGTTCGGTTGCGGCAAAGCTGCTTTCAAAAACGGGGTGTAAAGTCGTTGCGGTATCCGATGAAAGAAGCGGAATCTATTCGAAAAAGGGCCTCGATATAGAAAAAGTACTGGCGTACACCAAAGAACACGAGTGGATCGAGGGATATCCGGAAGCCGATGCGATTACGAATGCCGAACTGCTCGTCCTCAACTGCGACATCCTGATTCCTGCCGCGCTCGGCGGCCAGATAACGGAGGACAATGCGCCGAAAGTCCGCGCATCGATGATTGTGGAAGGTGCAAACGGCCCGCTGACCAACGATGCGGATAAAATCCTCAACGATAAAAAGGTTTTCGTCATTCCGGATATTCTCGCAAACGCCGGCGGTGTCGTCGTTTCCTATTTTGAATGGGTGCAGGACCTTCAGGCGTTTTTCTGGCATGAAAAAGAAATTAATGATAAATTGCGGAGCATTATGCGCAATGCTTACCATTCCGTGCGGAATATTGCCAAGGAAAAGAAGGTTACAAACAGACAGGCGGCACTTATGCTTGGTATCGGCAGAGTTGCGGAATGTGCCCGTGTCCGCGGTCTGAGACCTTAAAGTTCCGGTTTACCAAAATTCCATAGCCGTTAAGTGCCGCCTGATAATGTGTCCGGAGTCGATCAGTATTTTCTGATAAGACCGATGACTTTTCCGGCAATCTGAAGATCGGGAGAATTTTTCCTGATAGACCGTACTTCATACGCTTCGTTTTCCGGAATCAGGAGAACCTTGTCACCCTTTGTGTCAAACCGTTTGACCGTGATCTCGTCTCCGATAATAAACACGACAATCTCACCGGGTTCGGCTGTGTGCTGACGTCTTGCAAGAACATAATCGCCGTCGATGATTCCGGCTCCCAGCATGCTGTCTCCCTGAACCTTGAGCGCAAACACTTTTTTGGTCGGGATGAACGAATCGTCTATCGCGAGCATCCCTTCAATGTTTTCCGCAGCGAATATCGGTTCACCTGCGGCAACTTTACCGACAATGGGAATATAGCCGACTTCGGTATCGCTCTGGGGTACCTTCGGAGCGTTGAGAAGCTCGATCCCCCTCGAAAGCCACGGTCTTCGAATTATATAGCTCTTCTTCTCAAGTGCTGCCAGATTAACCCGAACACCGTTGGTTGAGCTGATTCCGAACTCGTTTCCGATTTCTCTGAGTGTCGGTGGATATCCTCGCTTCTGCATGAAGCTTTCGATAAAATCGAGGATTTCTTGCTGCCTTTTCGTTAAGATTTTTTTCATTTCTCTCCCCCGAAAGAAATACGTTTAAGTTAATTAAACCATACGAGCACTACTGATTATACTTTTTAACAGGAAAAAAGAAACAATATTTATTTTCATTCGTCATATAAATACTTATGGGAAATATATGCAATGTTCAAATAAAGTCTATAATATTTTTTTTGATTTTTAAAAAATCTTTTTTAAAAGCATAATAATACACAGTATAACAATAACATATGCAATGTGCATGTTTTTTTAATATTTCTGAAAAGGATGTTCTGATGAACAAAAATATTCATACAATGCTGTCCGGACTGCATGAAAAAATTTCCGGATACGGCCGGGTTGCGATAGCATTTTCAGGCGGTGTGGACAGTACGTTTCTTGCAAAAGCGGCATATGATGCGCTCGGTGACAGTGCTATAGCATTGACCGTTGATTCCGAGGCTTATCCTCCCGAAAGCATCGGAGAAACCCGTATTCTGGCGCGTCATATCGGTATTCAACTCTTAGAAATACCGGCGAAAGCGTGTGATATCCCGGGATTCAGAGATAACGAGCCGGATCGCTGCTACCATTGTAAAAAAGCCCTTTTTACCACAATGCTCAAGCACGCGAACGAAAAGGGGTTCGGCATACTTATGGATGGTTCAAATGCGGACGATGTCAATGATTATCGTCCCGGAATGCGCGCGCTCGATGAGCTTGATATTAAAAGCCCGCTCCGTGAGTTGGGATTCACGAAGGACGATATCCGCGCGCTCAGCAAAGAGCTCGGCCTGCCCACCTGGAACCGTCAGTCCTATGCCTGCCTTGCGTCACGATTCCCGTACGGAGAGAAATTAACCCCGGAACTCCTTGAAAAAGCATGGAAGGCAGAGGCGATTATACGGGATATGGGGATTACAAAATTCCGTGTCCGCAATCACGGCTCCATCGCGCGGATCGAGCTGGATCCGGAAGATATGGCTGTTGTATTGAAGCAGGAAAACCGCGAGAGAATTATCAACCATATGAAATCCCTCGGATACAGGTATATTA from bacterium encodes the following:
- a CDS encoding Glu/Leu/Phe/Val dehydrogenase, producing the protein MAREKQRDLLKVVMADFNEASDLLNLDPNIRERLAHPRRIIIVSCPINMDDGTVRSFEGYRVQYNISRGPAKGGIRFHPEVDLNETVALAALMTWKCAVVNIPYGGAKGGVRVDPHQLSIGEVENLTRRYTWEISPMIGPEKDIPAPDMNTNATHMAWIMDTYSIIKGYSVPGVVTGKPLSIGGSAGRQEATGRGVVFTIIEAAEELGFDLSKKTAAVQGFGNVGSVAAKLLSKTGCKVVAVSDERSGIYSKKGLDIEKVLAYTKEHEWIEGYPEADAITNAELLVLNCDILIPAALGGQITEDNAPKVRASMIVEGANGPLTNDADKILNDKKVFVIPDILANAGGVVVSYFEWVQDLQAFFWHEKEINDKLRSIMRNAYHSVRNIAKEKKVTNRQAALMLGIGRVAECARVRGLRP
- the lexA gene encoding transcriptional repressor LexA encodes the protein MKKILTKRQQEILDFIESFMQKRGYPPTLREIGNEFGISSTNGVRVNLAALEKKSYIIRRPWLSRGIELLNAPKVPQSDTEVGYIPIVGKVAAGEPIFAAENIEGMLAIDDSFIPTKKVFALKVQGDSMLGAGIIDGDYVLARRQHTAEPGEIVVFIIGDEITVKRFDTKGDKVLLIPENEAYEVRSIRKNSPDLQIAGKVIGLIRKY
- the larE gene encoding ATP-dependent sacrificial sulfur transferase LarE, with the protein product MNKNIHTMLSGLHEKISGYGRVAIAFSGGVDSTFLAKAAYDALGDSAIALTVDSEAYPPESIGETRILARHIGIQLLEIPAKACDIPGFRDNEPDRCYHCKKALFTTMLKHANEKGFGILMDGSNADDVNDYRPGMRALDELDIKSPLRELGFTKDDIRALSKELGLPTWNRQSYACLASRFPYGEKLTPELLEKAWKAEAIIRDMGITKFRVRNHGSIARIELDPEDMAVVLKQENRERIINHMKSLGYRYITIDLQGYRTGSMNEVLKI